A part of Paenibacillus donghaensis genomic DNA contains:
- a CDS encoding VanZ family protein: MFETYLFPISYAFLTFPVAALLFTLPFLVVQYRRHGYINKIRALILYLLLLYLMNAFYLVLLPLPPTRHNAAPTGPIMQYIPLQFIQDIFKGVDLDNARLGSYLSLLRQPSLLLALFNVALTVPFGMFLRYYFRTRWVICVLLSFLLSLSFEITQVTGIFGFYDHPYRLFDVDDLITNTLGGLLGYRIAIWISGLLPRIEKLDTNEDLAAKRVTYTRRLLAFMIDGPLWSFSTGILYVLNVPGAFWLTTGIYFMLIPLLTKGRTLGKWIVRIHVQGSSERYPLWGLIIRYGLLYWVLLGLHVLLLEPFFRPMLGTGWGMLLQIVLMVMDMAFLIHLVAAVFKKELLFYERLSRTAHNISWPDKLAAHEAEPLPAPPAQDEAITPQ, encoded by the coding sequence ATGTTCGAAACGTATCTTTTTCCCATTTCCTATGCCTTCTTAACCTTTCCGGTAGCAGCACTGCTGTTCACCCTGCCGTTTCTGGTGGTCCAGTACCGCCGTCATGGCTACATCAACAAGATCAGAGCACTGATCCTGTATCTGCTGCTGCTGTACCTGATGAACGCATTCTATCTGGTGCTGCTTCCGCTGCCCCCAACGCGGCATAATGCCGCCCCTACCGGTCCGATTATGCAGTATATTCCGCTGCAGTTCATTCAGGATATTTTCAAGGGGGTAGATCTTGACAATGCCCGCCTGGGCAGTTATTTATCGCTGCTGCGTCAGCCTTCACTATTGCTGGCACTCTTTAATGTCGCGTTAACCGTACCGTTCGGGATGTTCCTGCGTTATTACTTCCGGACCCGGTGGGTCATTTGTGTTCTATTGTCGTTCTTATTGTCGTTGTCCTTCGAGATTACTCAGGTGACCGGCATCTTTGGCTTCTATGATCATCCTTACCGGCTGTTTGATGTCGACGATCTGATTACCAATACACTCGGCGGACTGCTCGGATACCGGATAGCCATCTGGATCTCCGGACTGCTGCCGCGCATTGAGAAGCTGGATACGAATGAGGATCTGGCTGCCAAAAGAGTCACCTATACCCGCCGTTTACTGGCTTTTATGATCGACGGTCCCTTATGGTCTTTCTCAACAGGCATCTTATATGTGCTGAACGTTCCGGGTGCCTTCTGGCTCACAACGGGGATCTACTTCATGCTGATTCCTCTGCTGACCAAGGGCCGGACTCTGGGCAAATGGATTGTGCGCATTCATGTCCAGGGCAGCAGTGAGCGTTACCCACTATGGGGGCTAATCATCCGCTATGGATTGCTCTATTGGGTGCTGCTTGGCCTGCATGTGCTGCTGCTGGAGCCTTTTTTCCGCCCGATGCTTGGGACCGGTTGGGGAATGCTGCTGCAGATTGTGCTGATGGTCATGGATATGGCCTTCCTGATCCATCTGGTAGCCGCAGTATTCAAGAAAGAGCTGCTGTTCTACGAGCGGCTGAGCCGGACCGCACACAACATCTCCTGGCCGGATAAGCTTGCTGCGCATGAAGCTGAACCGCTTCCGGCCCCGCCTGCTCAAGACGAAGCCATTACACCGCAATAA